CCTCCCCTACTCTGCCGACGGCGGCGCGGCGCGCACAGCCACCAACGATTGGAAGCTGGGGGCGCGTGCTTCGAAGACGGTGCGCTGCTCAAACGGCCAGGGCGCGCCGGGCTGGAGCTGCCAATCGGGGTGGGCGGCGACGACTTCGTGGGCGACTTCGAAATACGGGGCGTGGTCGGTGCGGAAACAGAGTTGGCAACCGGGAGCGCAGAGTTGTGCGAGGCGCGAGAGGAACGGGCCCTGGATGAGGCGGTTTTTCCAGTGGCGGCGCTTCGGCCAGGGATCGGGGAAGAGCACGAGGACGTTGCGGGTGAAGCGAGTCCCGGAGGGCAGCGCTTCTAATAAATCCTCGGCGGCGGCGCGCAGCCACGTGACGTTTTGCAGGCCGGCGCGGGTGGTTTTGCGGTCGGCCTTCTCGAGGCGCTCTTTGATGATGTCGATCGCGATGCAGTGCTCATCGGGATGGGCCTCGGCGTAGGCGGCCATGAAGTGTCCGTGGCCGCAGCCGATTTCCAGGGTCAGCGCGGGATGGTCCAGCGGCACGCGGGTGAGCGTGTCGCGCAGGGCGGTCAGGCGCTGGTGTTGGATGGCTTGGGCCTCTTCGATCGGCATGGGCGCGGGTAAAAGGGGCCGCGCGCAGCGGGGCAAGCGTCAAGCGGAGGCCGCCGGCGACTGCGCGTCGGCGGGAGTGGGTCACTCGTGGGTCGTTTTACCGGCCGGGAGGGTGAGAATGAACGTGGTCCCCTGCCCCACCGTGCTGTCGACGCTCACGCGTCCGCCGTGGAGCTGGATAATGTGTTTTACGATGCTCAGGCCGAGGCCGGTGCCGCCCTTGTCGCGGGAGCGGCCTTTTTCTACCCGGTAAAAACGCTCAAAAATGTGCGGCAGATCGGCCTCGGGGATGCCCTGGCCGGTGTCGGCGACGAGGATCTCGATCTCGCTGGTGCGCCGCTTGGCCGAGACCGCGATGCGCGAGCCGGCCGGGGTGTATTTGAGGGCGTTATCGAGGAGGTTTTCGAACACCTGGGTGAGTTTCAGCGGGTCGATCAGGAGGGGCTCGATTGCGGGGTCGATGTCGCCATCGATCTGGTGGTGCTCGGCGGCGGGGCGACCCCGGTAATCCTCGAGAATACCGCCGACGAGGGACTGCAGAGAGGTGGATTCCCGCTGCAGTCCGGGATTGATCGATTCGAGGCGTGAGAGCGTGAGCAGGTCCTCCAGCAGGGAATTCAGACGCTCGGTGTGGCGGTGAATGGTGGCGAGGAAGCGGGTGCGGTCGGCGAGCTCCATCTCGTGATGGCCGTCGACAAGGGTTTCGACGTAGCCCTTGATCACACTGAGCGGGGTGCGGAGTTCGTGGGAGACGTTGGCGACAAATTCCTTGCGGACCAACTCGAGGCGTTTCTGGCGGGTGATGTCGTGGAGCACGAAGAGCGCCCACTTCCCTTTGCCGCCGTCGAGGGCGGGAATGGTGCTGCCGGTGACTTCGACCCAGCGGGTGTCCTGATCTTCGTCAAATTCGATGGCGTGCTGCGGCTCTGCCCTGCCCTTGCGCACGGCATCGACGTAGTTGAGGAAGGCCACGCTGTGGAGGACGACCTCCAGCCGCTGATCGATGATGTTGGTCGCCTTGGGGAAGATGTCCTGCAAGGCTTTGTTAGCCAGTAGGATATGGTTGTGGTTGTCCACCAGCAGCACGGCCTCCTGCAGGCTGCCCAGGGTCGCCTCGAGTTGGGTGATCTGGCTGGACTGCTGTTGCTCGAGTTCGCCGACCTTCAGGATCAGGGCGTTGCTCACCTGGCAAAAGCGGTCCCAGTCGCGGTCGAGGGTGCCGGGATGTTCGTCGCGGAGAAAGGGCTGTCGGCGCTCGAGCGAGGCTTGCAGGCTGCGCAACGCGTTGCGGTGTCGAACCAGTTTACGCCACAGCAGCAGGACGACGACAGCGAGCGCGAGGGTGACGGTGGTGAGCATGCGGAGCGAGACGGGGCGGCACGGTGAAGCGGAGCGACACCGACGACCGCGAGAGAATCGTCGCTTTTAAGCGGATGACTCCTGGGCCCGGCGTTCTGCCATGCGGTAGCCGACGCCGCGGATCGTTTCAATCCATTCGGCTTCTTCGCCCAATTTCTCGCGGAGGCGGCGAACGTGGGTGTCGACGGTGCGGGTCTCGATCTCAGTCTCGTAGTTCCAGACGTTGATCAGGAGGTGCTCGCGGGTTTGGACCCGGCCGCGGCGCTCCATCAGGAGGTGAAGCAGCTTAAATTCGGTCGCGGTGAGCTCAACGACGTCGCCGTTGATTTTCACCTCGTGGCGCTCGGCATCGAGTTCGATGGCGCCGGCGATGAGCTTGGGCTGCGCGTCGACCGGCTTTTCGGAGGTGCGGCGCAGGATGTTCTGCACGCGCAGGACGAGTTCCTTGGTGCTGAAAGGCTTGCAGATGTAGTCGTCGGCGCCGGTCTCGAGGCCCTGGACGCGGTCGTTTTCTTCGACTTTGGCGGTCAGGAAAATGACGGGCACCTGCTTCAGCTTGGGATCCGCCCGCAGCATGCGGCAGATCTGGATGCCGTTGATCTCGGGCATCATCACATCGAGGATGACGAGGTCGGGCAGCATGGAGCGTGCAATGCCGATGCTCTGCGTCGGGTCGTTGACGGTCTCCACCGCGAAGCCCTTTGCCTTGAGGTGATAGGCGACCAAATCGGCGACATCAGACTCGTCGTCTACAACCAGGATTTTCTTGCGAGAGTTCTCGGACATTTTGGCGTGTTTACCTCTTCGCGGGGCGTCGTCCTAGTCGAATCTCCTCCCGTTTCACAATTGTTACAACATGCGCAAAGATGTTGCGAAAAGTATTCAGGCAGGCGGCTTCCGGCGGCGCTGCGCCTCGATAAAGATTAGTAAGATGCTGATATCAGAGGGGTTAACGCCACTGATGCGGCTGGCCTGGCCAAGCGTAAAGGGTTGGGTCTCGGCGAGCTTTTGCGCACTTTCGTGGCGCAGGCCTTTGATTTGGAGGTAATCGAGACCGACGGGAATCTGGACTTTCTCGATGTTGGCGAGCTTGGCGATTTGGCGCTGTTCGCGCTCCAGGTAGCCCTTGTAGCTGACGCGGTAGAGCACCTCTTGGCGCGATTCAGTCGGCAGGTTTTGGAAGTCGGTCGGCAGCTCCGGCCACTCGCCGTCGCCCTGCGATGCGCGGCGAATGCGATCGCCAAAAGTCCCCTGCCCTCCCCCGGGTCGCTTGGATTCAAACCACTCAATCCAGTGATCGACGGTGGCGACTTTGGCCTCCATGCGCGCGAGTCGAGCGGGCGAAACCAGCCCGTGTTCGCGGGCGTGTGGCAGCATGCGGTTTTCGGCGCTGCCGTGGTTAAAGAGCAGGCGGTGTTCGGCCCGACTGGTGAACATGCGATACGGCTCCTTGGTGCCCTTGGTGACGAGATCGTCGATGAGCACGCCGATGTAGCCTTCGGCGCGGCCAATCACGAGCGGCGGCTCTCCCCTCGCCTTATGCACCGCGTTCACACCCGCGATCAGGCCTTGGGCGGCGGCCTCTTCGTAGCCCGAAGTGCCGTTGATTTGGCCCGCAAAAAACAGGTTTTCCACCTTCTTGGACTCCAGGGATGGGAAAAGCTGCGTAGGCGGCGCAAAGTCATACTCGACCGCATAGGCCGGGCGTAGCAACTGGGCCTGCTCGAGGCCGGGCACGGATCGCACCATGGCCATCTGCACATCGAACGGCAACGAGGTGGAGAGGCCGTTGATGTAATACTCGTTGGTCGAGCGGCCTTCGGGCTCGAGAAACAGCAAATGACGCGGTTTATCGGCGAAACGGACAAACTTATCCTCGATACTGGGACAATACCGGGGACCCGTGCCTTGGATCTCACCCGAATACATGGCGGACTTGGCGAGGTTGTCCCGCACGATCTGGGCGGTTTCCTCGGTCGTGTAGGTCATCCAGCACGAAACCTGGTTGGTGCCGGGCTGCCACCCGAGGCGATCCTCGCCGGTTTGTTCCACGTGGAACAAGTGCTCGTCCTGGCGGGTTTCGTGGAATGCAAAGCAGGTCGGAGCCTCGTCGCCACGCTGCTCAGTCATCTTGCTGAAGTCCAAGCTACGGCCCAGCAGCCGCGGAGGTGTGCCGGTTTTGAGGCGTTGGAGCTCAATTCCGGCCTGTTCGAAGGATGCAGAGAGGGTTTTGGCGGAAAAATCCCCCATGCGGCCGCCTTCGTTTTTGTTGGTGCCGATGTGCATGAGGCCGCGCAGGAAGGTGCCGGTGGTGACGACGACGGTGTGCGCGGCGAATTCGAGGTCCAGATTGGTTTGCACGCCGGTGACGCGGTCTTTGGCGAAGGTAAGCCCAGTCACGGTGGCTTGGAAGAGCTGCAGGTTGGGCTGCAGCTCCAGGGTGTGCTTCATCCGAAATTGGTAGGCCTTCTTGTCGGATTGGGCGCGAGGGGACTGCACGGCGAGTCCCTTGGATTCATTGAGCAGGCGGAACTGAATGGCGGTCAGGTCGGTGTTGATGCCCATCTCGCCACCCAGGGCATCGATCTCGCGCACCATCTGGCCCTTGGCTTGACCACCGATGGCGGGGTTGCAGCTCATGGCGGCGACCGTGTCGATGTTTCCGGTGAGGAGGAGGGTGTTGGCGCCCATGCGGGCAGCGGCCAGGGCGGCCTCGCAGCCGGCGTGACCGCCACCGCAAATGATAACGTCGTATGGTAAGCTATTGAATAGCATCTATTTACCTATGCAAAAGGTCGCGAAAAGGCGGTCCAGCATGGCCTCGTTGTCGATCCGGCCGCCGATTTCACCAAAGGCGTCCACCACGCCACGCAGATCGCTGGCCAGCAGTTCGGTGGGGCCGGAAGAGCGGAGGTTGGCCAAGGCGGTTTCGAGGCAATCCGTGGCGCGGCGCAGGGCGTCGGCATGGCGGGCGTTGATCGCGATCTGGTCGCCGGCGTCGCCGGGTCGGAAGCGGTCGGCGATTTCGGTGATGCGTTGCTCGAGCGTGGTCAGGCCCTCACGGGTGCGGGTGGAGAGGGGGAGGGCGGGGAGTTCGTCCGGCGCCTCGGCCACTGGCGGCTGGCCTTGCAGTAGGTCAACCTTGTTTAGCACGACCAAGGTGGTGTTCGGGTTGAGGCGATGGGCAACTTCGGCGGACAGAGGTGGGGCAGGGTGGTTGGCATCCAGCACGAGCAGGGCGAGGTCGGCCTCTTCGATGCGCTCGTAAGTCTTTTGAATGCCCAGCGCTTCGACGGTGCCGGGGGTGGGGTTGAGTCCGGCGGTGTCGATGAGGCGTAGGCAGTGCGGACCCACCATGACCGTTTCCTCCAAGTAGTCGCGGGTGGTGCCGGGCTCGTCACTCACCAGGGCGCGTTCGCGGCCAAGGAGGGCGTTGAGGAGGGAGCTCTTGCCGGCGTTGGGTTCGCCGAGGATGACCGTCTTGATACCTTCGCGGAGCAGGTCACCGTAGCGATGGGTGGCGAGGAGCTGCTGTGTTCCACGTAGAACACTGTTGAGGATATCGACCACGATGACGCGGTCTTCGTCAGGCAAATCTTCCTCGGGAAAATCGATGTAGGCCTCCACGCGAGCGAGGCCTAGCAGAAGCTCGTCGGTGAGGCGGGTAAGGTGCTGGCCAAGGCTGCCGCGGAGCTGTTGATTTGCTGCCGCAATGGCGCGGGCGCTACGGGCGTGGATGAGGTCCATGACGGCCTCGGCCTGACTCAAATCCAGGCGGCCGTTCAGGAAAGCGCGGCGGGTGAATTCGCCGGCGTCAGCGGCGCGACAACCTCGTTTAAATAAATCATCCAGAACGAGTTGAGCGATGAGCGGGTTGCCGTGCGTGGAAATCTCCAGCACGTCTTCTCCGGTGTAGGATTGGGGGCCGGCGAAGTAGGTCACGAGCACATCGTCGACTACGCTGCCGGCGGTATCGCGGTAGGCGCGGTGGCTGGTTTGGCGGGGGCGGAGCGAGGCGCGGAAAATGGCCTGGGCGAGCTGGGCGCAATCAGGCCCGCTGACCCGCACCACGGCGATCGCCGCCGTGCCCGGAGCGGTGGCCGGCGCGGCAATGGTGTCGATGGTATTGGCGGTGTCTTCGATCATGCGGACAGCCAGACCGAACCGCGGAACGCGTCGGACGCAAAACGAAACGGAAGCGCGCGGTTAGTCGCTGCAGCCCTACAAGGGTTCAACCCGGCTGCCGTCGGCGACGCGGTCGCCCGGATACACGATGACGGTGTCGTCTTCGTTAAGGCCGGCAGTGACTTCGGTGACGATGCCGTTGCTCAAACCGACTTCGACCGTGCGCTCCCGGGCTGATCCGCCATCGAGGACGAAGGTGTGCCAGTGGCCGTCGCGTTGAAAGAGGGCGCCGGCGGGGACTTGCAGCGAATCGTCGCGGCGGGCGCGTTCGATGCGTGCTTCCACGCGGTAGCTGTCGCCGAGGGTGGGGCGCTCGGTGATCGGCGTGACGAGGTCGGCGAGCACGTTCACGCGTTGTTCTTCGACGCCGAGGGCGGAGACTTTGGTGAAGGCGGCCGGTTCAACCAGGCGCACGCGGGCCTCCAGCGGTGATTCGCCGCCCCATTGTTCGAGCCAGACGGTGGCACCGGGTTGGATGGCGACGCCGTCGCGCGACAAGACCTCCACCCGCACTTCGAGGTCGGTGGGGTCGCCGACTTCGAGCAGGGGCGTGCCGCCGGCGACGATGCGGGCGCTTTCCTGCATCACCCGCAGCACGCGGCCATCGACCGGCGAGGTGATTTGCATCGTCGCGCTGGCGTTGCCCGCAGGATCGGCAATGCCGCGGTCGAGCACGGCTTGGGCTTGTTCCAGTTCGTAGCGGGCCACCTGCAGCGCGAAGGTGGCGGCGCGGTCCTCCTGGGCAGCGGTGCGCTCGCGGTTTTCGGCAATGTCGAGTTCCTGTTGGGAAACGAGGCGGTCGGAGAACAGGACGCGTTGGCGCTTGGCTTCGGATTGCGCGAGATCGAGGGCAGCAGCGGCGCGTTCGCGCTGGGCTTCGGCCTGGGCCACTTGGCTTTCGGCGGCGCGCACACGGGCTTCGGCTTGAGCGCGGCTGCGGGCATCGAGGATGTCGCCGCTGGCGGGCTCAAGCACGGCGAGCACGGTTTCGCCGGCGATGACGGGGGCGCCGGGCTTGAGGGTGATGCGTCGCAGGTGACCGGATACAGGGCTGGAGATCACGTAACGGTGGCGCACTTGGGTGACACCCTCCTCATTCACGGTGGCAACGAGTGGAGCGCGCACCACGAGGGCGGTTTCAACGGGCAAGGGGGAGGGCCAGAGACCGGCCACGATGAGTGCGAGGAGCACGGCACCGGCGATGTAGCGCCAGCCCTTGCGGCGACGTTGATGCTGATCGCCGGCGGTGGGGTCGAACGGGGTGGGGGGATCGGAGGAGTCCGTCATGGCGGTGTAAGTGAAATACGGATACTTAATCGCGGGCCTTAAGTGCGCTGACCAAATCGAGTTGGTTGAGTTTACGGCAGGCGATGATCGCGGAGAGGGTGGTGGCGAGCACGATGACCAGCGTGGCGTAAGCGTAGTTGCCGGGAGTGAGGATGAGGGGCAGGCGCACCGTCTCGGTATTGATGCTCTCAAGGAGTTGCGCGGCCATGCCGGAGCCGAGCCACAAGCCGAGCGGCAGGGCGAGAGCGGTGAGCACCACGAGTTCGCCGACGAGCACGCTGCCCACATCGCCTTGGCTGAAACCGAGCACGCGCAGGGTGGCGAGTTCGCGGGCGCGCTCGGAGAGCGCGATGCGGGCGCTGTTGTAGACGATGCCAAAGGCGACGATGGTGGCGAAGGTCGAGTAGAGCACCTGCAACATGCCGATACTTTCGGCGGTGGTGTCGCGGAAGCTCTGCCGCATGGCGTCTTTGATGACGACCCCGGAGGCTTGCGGGGTGTCCTTGAGTTCGCGCATGAAGCGCGGCCAGTCATCGCGGGCGACCGTCATGAAGGCGCCGGAGATGCGATCGCCTTCACCGAGGGCGCGGTTGAGCGCGTCGAGTCGCATGTAGGCGGCGATGCCGGCAAAGTCATCGGCGAAGGCGGCGACTGTAGTGGAAAACTGGCGACGTTTGCCCTGCAGCACTTTGATGGTGATGGGGTCGCCGGGGCGCACCTGCAACGCGTCGCCCAAGGTGCGGGAAATGATCACGCCCTCAGCAGGGAGGGTGAGAGGCTCTTGGTTGGGACCGAGCACGCGGTTGAGGTGGCCGTCGGCGGAGAGACCGTTGAGTCCGAGACGACGGGTGCGATGACCGGAAATGAGTTCCACGGACACGCCACGAAAGGGCTCGGCTCGCACCACGCCGGGGAGTTGGGCGAAATCATGCACGGCGCGCAGCGGACCGGGTTCGACGAGCGAGACGGTGACGGACTGCCGCTGCACGACGTCCCATTGGAAATCGAGCACGAAGCGGATGCCGTCGCGAAAGGCGTTGGGGATGATCAGAATGCCGGTGGCCATGGCGAGCGCGATGGCGGTGAAGCAGGCCTGCCACGGTTTACGCTCCAGGTTGCGCAGGGACATGCGCAGCGTGACGGAGAACCAGCGGGAGATGCCGGCGCGCTCCACGAGAGAGGGGCGAAAGCTCGCGGGCGGCTCGGGACGCATCGCTTCGGCGGGAGCGAGACGCACGACCTTGCGCACCGCACCAGCCACACCGAGCAGGGCGGCGGCGGAGCTGGCGATCAACGCGCCGAGGATGGCGCCGGTGGCGGGCACAAACTCCAGCTGCGGGAAGCGGAAGAACAGGTGATACATATCCACCAGTTGATAGCCGAAGGCGAAACCGCCGAGCGCGCCGAGCAGCGTGCCCACCACCACGATGGCGAGGGCGAATTTGATGAAGTGCCATGCGATGGTGCGGTGGTTAAAACCGAAGGCCTTGAGAACCGCGATCTGTTCGCGTTGCAGCGCGATCTGTCGGCTCATCACCGAGTGGGTCATGAACGCGGCGACGCTGAGGAAGACCAAGGGGAAGCCGAACGAGAGGCCTTCGAGCACGCGGATTTCGTCGCTCACGCGCACATCGGAGGGATGGTCGTCGCGGCCGTAGGCACCGAGGCCGCCGTAGGGTTCGAGGATGCGATCGAGCTCGGCGATGACGCCGGAATCGGACGCTCCCGGAGCGAGGGTGAGGGCGACGGTGTTGAAGGCGCCCTCGAGGTTGAAGGCCTCGGCGAGTTCCTGTTCGCGCATCCAGAAAATGCCGAAGGTTTTGTTGTCGGGCAGAGCGGAACCGGGTGGTGCTTCGAAGACGTATTGCGGGGCGAGCACGATGCCGGCGATGCGCAATTCGAGTCGGCTGCCGTTGAGCACGGCGGCGATGCGGTCGCCGGGCTGGAGGTCGTTGGCTCCGGCGAAGGCTTCGCTGACGAGCACCTCGTGGTGGCTCGTTGTATCCAAAAGTTGGCCACGCCGGAGGTAGAGTTGATGCAAGACCTGCGGGCGTCGGTCAGGGAGGGAGTTGATGAGCCCGGAAGCGGGGGCGACGACGGCCGGGAGATCGAGGGTGACGCGCACCTCAATGCTGGTTTCGAGGGCGGCGACGCCGGGGATGGCTGCGAGTTCGTCGCGCACGCTGTCGGGCGCGCGTTTGAGGGCGGCGAAGACTTCGCCGAAGTGGTGTTGCTCGTAGTAGCCGTCGCGCGCGGTGTTGAGCGATTTGATCAGGCTGCGCGTCATGATCATCATTGCGAGTCCGCAAGCCATGACGAGGGCGACGGCGAGGGCCTGCGATTTCAACGCGCGCAGGTCGCGCAGCAGTTTCAGATCGAGCAGGTCCATGAGCAGAAGACGGGTAGGGCGTGACCGCCGGGCGCGCCGTCGGTGGTAATGGCGTCGGAGGGGCAGGGGGGCGGTCGGCCCGGCGGTCCGACCCTATCTTGGCATTGCGGCGCGTTTGTCGTCATCGGCTACCATTCCAGTTCGCTCACGGGGCGCGGGGAGGGATTGAGGCGCGGTTCGCTGAGGTGGCCGTCGGACATGGTAAATACGCGGTCGGCCATCTCGGCGAGGATGGCGTTGTGGGTGATGACCACGGTGAGGGTGCCGAGCTCGCGGTTGATGCGCTGGATGGCTTCGAGCACGAGGATGCCGGTCTTCACATCGAGCGCGCCGGTGGGTTCGTCGCAGAGCAGGATCTCGGGTCGTTTGGCGATGGCGCGGGCAATGGCGACGCGTTGTTGTTCTCCGCCGGAAAGCTGAGCGGGGAAGTGGTGCGCGCGGGCGCTGAGGCCGACGAGATCGAGCGCCTCGGCCGGGTCCATCGGGTCGCGGGCGATCTCGGTGATGAGGCCGATGTTTTCGCGGGCGGTGAGTGACGGGATGAGGTTGTAGAACTGAAAGACGAAACCGACGACGTCGCGGCGATAGGCGGTGAGGCCGGCCTCATCGGCGCGACCGACGTCCCAGCCGCGGTAGTGGAGCGAACCGCCGGTGGGGGTATCGAGGCCGCCGACGAGATTGAGCAGGGTGGATTTGCCGGAGCCGGAAGCGCCCAGGAGGACAACGAGCTCGCCGCCGGGCAGATCGAGGTCGACCTCACGGAGCGCGCGCACTGCGGCGTGTCCGGTGCCGTAGGTTTTGCTCAGGCGACGGGCCACCAACAACGAAGAGGCGTCAGGCGTGCTCACAAACCTGCAGCCAAGTTGCACTGCGCGTCTGGCGCAAGCGTGACGCCGGGATGGACGCGAGATAGCGAACCGGTCTGGGCGGCGCGACGTGCCGGCTAGTTTGCCGGTGGGGTCTGCAGGATGATGGGGAGCATTTTGTCGCGGCGGCGGATCTCGAGTTTCACCGACTCGTCGTGGCCGAGGGTGAAGGCGGCGGTGATCTGCTTTTGCGTCATGTCCAAGGTCAGTTGACTATTGATCGCGATGATCTCGTCGCGGCGCCGCAGGCCGCAGCGGTCGGCGATGCCACCGCGGGTGATCCTGGTCACGTAAATGGGTTTGTTACTGTCGGCGGGTTGGGAAACCGCGAAGCCGAGCACGACGTGGCGCTCCGTGTTCACGTCGACGCGATCCAGTTCAACGACGGTGTCGTCCTCGCTGGCGCGACCGATGGTGGGCGCCAGGGCGAGACAAAGCGGAAGCAGCAGCGCGAGGGTGAGGCGCTTAGTTTTGGTCGTCGTTGGCCTGAGGGTCCGGCGCGGGGGTCGGAGTCGGCGGAGGAGGAGGGGGAAGCGAGATCGTGGGGACACCGATCGAAGGTGAGGTTGGGGATACGGAGGGGAGGGAAGGGGAGGTCGGACCGCCGATGGTCGGCTTGGGCAGAGTGACCTTGGTCGGAGCCGGGGCAACGGGCGGAGCGAAGCTGCGGTCGGGTTCCGGTGCGGAGGCGGCCACATCGCCACGCGGATCGAGTTTGCCGAGCTCAGCCTTGAGGGTCTCGAGGCGGGCTTCGGCTTTGGTGATGCGGTCGGGATACTTGCGCAGACGGTGTTTAACCTGATCGACGGAGCTTTCGCCGATGCCGTTTTCGGCGCCGAGCATGAGCCAGGCGAGGCCTTCGGTGTAATCGCGTTTCACGCCGCGGCCGCTCACATACATGGCGCCGACGTTGTGCATGGCGGTGTTGTTGCCGGCGGCGGCGGCGCGACGGTAGAGATCGAGGGCCTTGGTGTAATCCTGCGGCTGATTGAGCAGGCCGTCGTGGGCGATCTTGCCGAGGCGGAAGAGGGCCTCGTGATCACCGTCGGCGGCGAGTTCGCGCAGGATGGTGAGGGCTTGGGCGGGGTCGGCGTCGACTTTGCCCGGGTAACCCTCCTCCAGCATGATGGCATAGTGAAGGCGGGCGGCGGGATTGCCGGCCTTGGCGGCGGCGATCATCTCGTCGACGTCGGTCCAGGAGACACCGCCGCCTTCGGTGGAGAGCAGGATGGGTCCGCCGTCGGATTGCGCCGACAGGGGGAGGGCAGGCCACGCCAGCGCGAGGCCGGCGAGGCTGGAAACGGTGACGAGGAAGCGACGGGGAGTCTTAGGACTCATCCTTGTCGGCTTCTTCGCCGGTGACGCTGGTGCCGCCGGTGACATTCACTTTGGCGTAGACGGCGTCCATGACCTCCTTGGCGAGCTCGGGCTTTTCCTTGAGCGTGGCCTTGGCGGCGTCGCGGCCCTGGCCGATGAGGTCGCCCTTGTAGGAGATCCAGGCACCGCGTTTCTCGAGGACCTTGTGTTCGAGACCGAGGTCGAGGACGGAGCCGGTGGTCGAGATGCCCTCGTCATACATGATGTCGAACTCGCACTCGGTGAAGGGGGCGGCGACCTTGTTTTTGACGATCTTGATCTTGGTGCGGTTGCCGATGACCTTGCCGTCGGGCTGCTTGAGCTGCTCACGGCGGCGGATGTCGATGCGGACGGAGGAGAAGAACTTGAGGGCGCGACCGCCGGGGGTGGTTTCGGGGGAGCCGAACATCACGCCGATCTTTTCGCGGATCTGGTTGGTGAAGATGCACACGCACTTGGTCTTGTTGACCACGGCGGTGAGGCGGCGCATGGCCTGCGACATGAGGCGGGCCTGGGAGCCGACGGTGGCGTCGCCCATCTGGCCGTCGAGTTCGGCCTTGGAGACGAGGGCGGCGACGGAGTCGATGACGATGACGTCGATGGCGTTGGAGCGAATGAGGGTCTCGGCGATGTTGAGCGCGTCCTCACCGGAGTCGGGTTGGGAGACGAGCAGGTCGTCGAGGTTCACGCCGACGACGCGGGAGTATTTTGGGTCGAGGGCGTGCTCGACGTCGATGAAGGCCGCGAGGCCGCCCTTGCGTTGGGCTTCGGCGATGACGCTCAAACAGAAGGTGGTCTTACCGGAGGATTCGGGACCGTAGATTTCCACGATGCGGCCGCGGGGCAGGCCACCCACGCCGAGGGCGAGGTCGATGGCGAGCGAGCCGGTGGAGATCGTCTCGACCTGCATGCGGGTGTTGTCGCCCAGACGCATGATGGAGCCCTCGCCGAA
This portion of the Actomonas aquatica genome encodes:
- a CDS encoding ABC transporter permease; protein product: MDLLDLKLLRDLRALKSQALAVALVMACGLAMMIMTRSLIKSLNTARDGYYEQHHFGEVFAALKRAPDSVRDELAAIPGVAALETSIEVRVTLDLPAVVAPASGLINSLPDRRPQVLHQLYLRRGQLLDTTSHHEVLVSEAFAGANDLQPGDRIAAVLNGSRLELRIAGIVLAPQYVFEAPPGSALPDNKTFGIFWMREQELAEAFNLEGAFNTVALTLAPGASDSGVIAELDRILEPYGGLGAYGRDDHPSDVRVSDEIRVLEGLSFGFPLVFLSVAAFMTHSVMSRQIALQREQIAVLKAFGFNHRTIAWHFIKFALAIVVVGTLLGALGGFAFGYQLVDMYHLFFRFPQLEFVPATGAILGALIASSAAALLGVAGAVRKVVRLAPAEAMRPEPPASFRPSLVERAGISRWFSVTLRMSLRNLERKPWQACFTAIALAMATGILIIPNAFRDGIRFVLDFQWDVVQRQSVTVSLVEPGPLRAVHDFAQLPGVVRAEPFRGVSVELISGHRTRRLGLNGLSADGHLNRVLGPNQEPLTLPAEGVIISRTLGDALQVRPGDPITIKVLQGKRRQFSTTVAAFADDFAGIAAYMRLDALNRALGEGDRISGAFMTVARDDWPRFMRELKDTPQASGVVIKDAMRQSFRDTTAESIGMLQVLYSTFATIVAFGIVYNSARIALSERARELATLRVLGFSQGDVGSVLVGELVVLTALALPLGLWLGSGMAAQLLESINTETVRLPLILTPGNYAYATLVIVLATTLSAIIACRKLNQLDLVSALKARD
- a CDS encoding ABC transporter ATP-binding protein, which gives rise to MSTPDASSLLVARRLSKTYGTGHAAVRALREVDLDLPGGELVVLLGASGSGKSTLLNLVGGLDTPTGGSLHYRGWDVGRADEAGLTAYRRDVVGFVFQFYNLIPSLTARENIGLITEIARDPMDPAEALDLVGLSARAHHFPAQLSGGEQQRVAIARAIAKRPEILLCDEPTGALDVKTGILVLEAIQRINRELGTLTVVITHNAILAEMADRVFTMSDGHLSEPRLNPSPRPVSELEW
- a CDS encoding PDZ domain-containing protein, which gives rise to MSPRSRFPLLLRRLRPPRRTLRPTTTKTKRLTLALLLPLCLALAPTIGRASEDDTVVELDRVDVNTERHVVLGFAVSQPADSNKPIYVTRITRGGIADRCGLRRRDEIIAINSQLTLDMTQKQITAAFTLGHDESVKLEIRRRDKMLPIILQTPPAN
- a CDS encoding tetratricopeptide repeat protein, yielding MSPKTPRRFLVTVSSLAGLALAWPALPLSAQSDGGPILLSTEGGGVSWTDVDEMIAAAKAGNPAARLHYAIMLEEGYPGKVDADPAQALTILRELAADGDHEALFRLGKIAHDGLLNQPQDYTKALDLYRRAAAAGNNTAMHNVGAMYVSGRGVKRDYTEGLAWLMLGAENGIGESSVDQVKHRLRKYPDRITKAEARLETLKAELGKLDPRGDVAASAPEPDRSFAPPVAPAPTKVTLPKPTIGGPTSPSLPSVSPTSPSIGVPTISLPPPPPPTPTPAPDPQANDDQN
- the recA gene encoding recombinase RecA gives rise to the protein MARSAPAKTTAAAPTTEVAARKNVDLAISAITKQFGEGSIMRLGDNTRMQVETISTGSLAIDLALGVGGLPRGRIVEIYGPESSGKTTFCLSVIAEAQRKGGLAAFIDVEHALDPKYSRVVGVNLDDLLVSQPDSGEDALNIAETLIRSNAIDVIVIDSVAALVSKAELDGQMGDATVGSQARLMSQAMRRLTAVVNKTKCVCIFTNQIREKIGVMFGSPETTPGGRALKFFSSVRIDIRRREQLKQPDGKVIGNRTKIKIVKNKVAAPFTECEFDIMYDEGISTTGSVLDLGLEHKVLEKRGAWISYKGDLIGQGRDAAKATLKEKPELAKEVMDAVYAKVNVTGGTSVTGEEADKDES